Proteins encoded in a region of the Isosphaeraceae bacterium EP7 genome:
- a CDS encoding potassium-transporting ATPase subunit C: protein MIREILNALMACVVTFALCAVAYPAAVYAIGHTLFPAQAEGSLIVRDGKVVGSSLIAQPFASNKYFRPRPSAAGATGYAADAASGSNLATTNPALRDRIALEAARQIGHKSGDATLKGHLSRLDALQSDPTREEAAQVLAKILERSAELGKADGVSVPVDLVTASGAGLDPDISIEAARYQAPRVAAARGLSVERILHRIEARGDRSGAIFGAPPRLNVLLLNLDLDELAATSPPHP from the coding sequence ATGATCCGCGAGATTTTGAACGCCCTGATGGCGTGCGTCGTCACCTTCGCCCTCTGCGCCGTCGCCTACCCGGCGGCTGTCTACGCCATCGGCCACACGCTGTTTCCCGCCCAGGCCGAGGGGAGCCTGATCGTCCGCGATGGCAAGGTGGTCGGCTCTTCGCTGATTGCGCAGCCATTCGCTTCGAACAAATACTTCAGGCCTCGCCCCTCGGCGGCCGGTGCCACTGGCTACGCCGCCGACGCGGCGAGCGGCTCGAATCTGGCGACGACCAATCCGGCCCTTCGCGACCGGATCGCCCTGGAAGCTGCCCGTCAGATCGGTCACAAGTCGGGGGACGCGACCCTGAAGGGCCACCTCTCCAGGCTTGACGCTCTGCAATCCGATCCGACTCGCGAGGAGGCTGCGCAAGTGCTAGCGAAGATCCTCGAACGCTCGGCGGAGCTCGGGAAAGCGGATGGCGTCTCGGTCCCGGTCGACCTGGTGACGGCCTCGGGCGCCGGGCTCGATCCTGATATCAGCATCGAGGCTGCCCGGTATCAGGCACCGCGAGTCGCGGCCGCACGAGGCTTGTCCGTCGAGAGGATCCTGCATCGGATCGAGGCGCGGGGCGACCGCTCGGGCGCGATCTTCGGCGCGCCGCCCCGTCTCAACGTGCTCTTGCTGAACCTCGATCTTGATGAGCTCGCGGCCACAAGTCCCCCCCATCCTTGA
- a CDS encoding universal stress protein — protein sequence MPAETARPSPEQFLQLIRRQERGRLKVYLGSNAGVGKTYAMLREGDRLKKQGVDVVVGIVETHGRAETAAQIGDLEIVPPRQIEYRGVTLREMDLDAVLARHPTICLVDELAHTNAPGSRNPKRYRDVEELIRAGIHVITTVNIQHLESLYDEVERVTGVKVKERLPDSVLGEADQIVNIDLSAEDLLERMRGGKIYPPDRAERAMENFFTSSNLTRLRELTLTEIAHLIDRRTRRAEADRAPVSVTDRVMVGLSSRSPNAPALLRKTARLADRLNAPWYAVYIQTPREDPIQIEAATQRVLSKNMELAQQLGGITMNFRGKDVASTIAAFVREYEIKIVVMGRSRKPWYRRIWERSVLDRVLQQTSGVDVLIVDAAWLHKE from the coding sequence ATGCCCGCCGAGACCGCCCGCCCATCGCCCGAACAGTTCCTCCAGCTTATCCGTCGCCAGGAGCGCGGGCGGCTCAAGGTTTATCTGGGCTCGAATGCCGGCGTCGGCAAGACCTATGCGATGCTCCGCGAGGGGGACCGCCTGAAGAAACAAGGCGTCGACGTGGTCGTGGGGATCGTCGAGACTCACGGCCGCGCCGAGACCGCCGCGCAGATCGGCGACCTGGAGATTGTCCCCCCCAGGCAGATCGAGTACCGGGGTGTCACGCTGCGCGAGATGGACCTCGACGCAGTCCTCGCCAGGCATCCCACCATCTGCCTGGTCGACGAACTGGCCCATACGAATGCGCCGGGGAGCCGCAATCCGAAGCGTTATCGCGACGTTGAGGAACTCATCCGCGCCGGGATCCACGTCATCACGACGGTCAATATCCAGCACCTTGAGAGCCTCTACGACGAGGTGGAGCGGGTGACCGGCGTGAAGGTCAAGGAGCGGCTCCCCGACTCGGTCCTGGGAGAGGCCGATCAGATTGTGAACATTGACTTATCGGCCGAAGACCTCCTGGAGCGGATGCGGGGAGGGAAAATCTACCCGCCCGACCGCGCCGAGCGGGCCATGGAGAACTTTTTCACGTCCTCCAACCTGACGCGCCTGCGCGAGTTGACCCTGACCGAGATCGCCCACCTGATCGACCGCCGGACTCGCCGCGCCGAGGCCGACCGTGCGCCCGTCTCGGTAACCGACCGTGTGATGGTCGGCCTTTCCAGCCGCAGCCCGAACGCCCCGGCCTTGCTGCGAAAGACGGCCAGGCTGGCCGATCGCCTGAACGCCCCCTGGTACGCTGTTTATATCCAGACGCCTCGCGAGGATCCAATCCAGATTGAGGCCGCGACCCAGCGCGTCCTGTCCAAGAACATGGAACTGGCCCAGCAGCTTGGCGGTATCACGATGAATTTCCGCGGCAAGGATGTGGCCAGCACGATCGCCGCATTCGTGCGCGAATATGAGATCAAGATCGTCGTCATGGGCCGATCGCGAAAACCCTGGTATCGGCGGATCTGGGAGCGGTCGGTGCTCGATCGCGTACTCCAGCAGACCTCGGGCGTTGACGTACTCATCGTCGACGCGGCCTGGCTGCACAAGGAGTAA
- a CDS encoding DUF3526 domain-containing protein, whose amino-acid sequence MILSIVRKEFVDLLRDGRFRWASAIVTLLLVASMAVGWRGWREVREEHDRAQAEAREHFEGQEEKNPHSAAHYGLYVFKPKPTLSFFDSGVDPYTGVSVHLEAHRRNELRNKPARDATALQRFGELTAATVLQQLMPLLIIFLAFPAIAGEREQGTLRQLLSLGVRPSVLLAGKGLGLAAALGLIVLPAVALGILLLAMGGAGSSHTWPAALVLAAGYLLYLGIFLAVSLLVSAHARSSRAALITLLGFWIINAMLAPRLATDLARGAVSTPSSVEFSAAIQRDIKGGIDGHNSEDKRLDTLRREQMQKHGIDTVEELPINFQGVALQASEEHGNTVFDRHYGTLWNSFGRQDSIRKGLGLVFPTLAIRELSMALAGTDNAHARHFADSAESYRRDLVRTLNRDLEANGADLGLMYQAGPELWKSMPQYRYQPRGLAETLATQSLAWVSLIAWLIGSTLLVRRSTRTLRAD is encoded by the coding sequence ATGATCCTGAGCATCGTCCGCAAGGAATTCGTCGATCTGCTGCGAGATGGCCGATTCCGCTGGGCTTCGGCGATCGTCACGCTCCTGCTCGTGGCTTCGATGGCCGTCGGCTGGCGCGGTTGGCGTGAGGTTCGCGAGGAGCACGATCGCGCTCAGGCCGAGGCTCGCGAGCATTTCGAGGGTCAGGAGGAGAAGAACCCTCATTCCGCGGCGCACTATGGCCTTTATGTGTTCAAGCCCAAGCCGACCCTGTCCTTCTTCGATTCCGGCGTCGACCCGTATACGGGCGTCTCGGTGCATCTCGAGGCCCATCGCCGAAACGAGCTCCGGAACAAGCCCGCCCGCGATGCCACGGCCTTGCAGCGATTTGGCGAGCTGACGGCGGCGACCGTCCTCCAGCAGTTGATGCCGCTCCTGATCATCTTCCTCGCATTCCCCGCCATCGCTGGCGAGCGAGAGCAGGGGACCCTCAGGCAGCTCCTGAGTCTTGGCGTGCGGCCGTCGGTGCTCCTCGCCGGAAAGGGCCTGGGGCTGGCGGCTGCGCTCGGCCTGATCGTCCTGCCCGCGGTGGCTCTGGGGATTTTACTCCTGGCAATGGGAGGCGCCGGGTCGTCGCACACCTGGCCGGCTGCCCTCGTCCTGGCGGCGGGCTATCTGCTGTATCTGGGCATCTTCCTCGCCGTCTCGCTGCTCGTGTCCGCCCATGCACGGTCGTCGCGTGCCGCATTGATCACGCTCCTCGGATTCTGGATCATCAATGCGATGCTCGCGCCTCGGTTGGCGACGGATCTCGCCCGTGGTGCCGTCTCGACCCCCTCGTCCGTCGAGTTCTCCGCCGCCATCCAGCGCGACATCAAGGGGGGAATTGACGGGCACAATTCCGAGGATAAGCGGCTGGATACGCTCAGAAGAGAGCAGATGCAGAAGCATGGCATCGACACGGTCGAGGAGCTTCCGATCAACTTCCAGGGGGTGGCGTTGCAGGCGAGCGAGGAGCATGGCAACACAGTCTTCGATCGACACTATGGCACGCTCTGGAATTCCTTCGGGCGACAGGACTCGATCCGGAAGGGGCTCGGGCTCGTCTTCCCGACGCTGGCGATCCGCGAGCTTTCCATGGCGCTGGCAGGGACCGACAACGCACACGCACGCCACTTCGCCGATTCCGCCGAGTCCTACCGCCGCGACCTGGTCCGAACGCTGAATCGGGACCTGGAGGCCAACGGCGCCGACCTGGGCCTGATGTATCAGGCCGGCCCGGAACTGTGGAAGAGCATGCCCCAATATCGGTATCAGCCGCGTGGCCTGGCCGAGACACTGGCGACCCAGTCGCTCGCCTGGGTGTCGTTAATCGCCTGGTTGATCGGATCCACGCTGCTCGTTCGCCGATCGACCCGTACGCTCAGGGCCGACTGA
- a CDS encoding DUF3526 domain-containing protein, with product MPLRSMIGHEARQMVVDRTLAAVVAVLATVVGYGVYNGASWASFQRAVLREVSREEAARLDSLRARLGSASDSRGVPADQIGMSLGTKEAVMPPGPLSSLVIGQSDLYPYHSRVTTSGRQSGTGDDEIENPTHLLSGRFDLGFVVVSLYPLVILALSYNMLSAEKEQGTLVLLLSQPVLLRTLLLAKVLARGVAVLGLAVAVSLIGFTLARGPTDADGLVRLSLWIAIVSAYGTFWFALAVAVNALGRGSATNALALAGIWLLVVGVIPALANVAVRASYPVPSRVELIQSLREASDRAQAEGPQLGAKFLDAHPELVQGHDEANEFAVQSLAVQDATEAGVAGVLSRFELQLVRQQALVDKFRFASPAIATLEALQDAAGTGAARYRHFLDQVEDFHGRWRDYFRPRILRREPIRTEDLGQLPSFSFREEPLAAVMARVGVGLLGLIVPTLIVGLLGRTAIRRFSVVGQG from the coding sequence ATGCCCCTTCGAAGCATGATCGGCCACGAGGCCCGCCAGATGGTGGTCGACCGGACGCTGGCCGCTGTCGTCGCGGTCCTGGCGACGGTCGTCGGCTACGGTGTCTACAACGGAGCCTCCTGGGCCTCGTTCCAGCGAGCGGTCCTGAGGGAGGTGAGCCGCGAGGAGGCCGCCCGCCTTGATTCGCTGAGGGCGCGGCTGGGCTCGGCCAGCGATAGCCGGGGCGTCCCGGCCGATCAGATCGGCATGTCGCTCGGGACGAAGGAGGCTGTGATGCCTCCCGGTCCGCTCTCGTCTCTGGTGATCGGACAGAGCGATCTCTACCCGTATCATTCCAGGGTGACGACCTCGGGCCGCCAGTCGGGAACTGGCGACGACGAGATTGAGAACCCGACTCACCTCCTCTCGGGGCGGTTCGACCTGGGATTCGTCGTCGTCTCGCTCTATCCGCTGGTCATTCTGGCGCTCAGCTACAACATGCTCTCGGCCGAGAAGGAGCAGGGCACGCTCGTCCTGCTGCTCTCCCAGCCCGTCCTGCTGCGAACACTCCTGCTGGCGAAGGTGCTGGCTCGAGGGGTTGCCGTGCTGGGCCTCGCCGTCGCGGTCTCCCTGATCGGATTTACGCTGGCGCGAGGGCCAACCGATGCGGACGGCCTTGTGCGGCTATCGCTTTGGATCGCGATCGTTTCGGCTTATGGGACGTTCTGGTTCGCGCTGGCCGTCGCCGTCAACGCGCTGGGCCGAGGGTCGGCGACCAACGCGCTGGCCTTGGCCGGGATCTGGTTGCTTGTGGTCGGCGTCATCCCGGCGCTGGCGAACGTTGCCGTGAGGGCCTCATACCCCGTCCCGTCACGCGTCGAGTTGATTCAGTCGCTTCGAGAAGCCTCGGATCGGGCCCAGGCCGAAGGGCCCCAGCTCGGCGCGAAGTTCCTGGACGCACATCCGGAGTTGGTCCAGGGCCACGATGAGGCCAATGAGTTCGCCGTCCAGTCTCTGGCCGTGCAGGACGCGACCGAGGCGGGGGTTGCGGGGGTCCTCAGCCGGTTCGAACTCCAGCTCGTGCGTCAGCAGGCATTGGTCGACAAATTCCGCTTCGCCTCGCCGGCCATCGCGACTCTGGAGGCGCTCCAGGACGCGGCCGGGACTGGGGCGGCCCGGTATCGGCACTTCCTGGATCAGGTCGAGGATTTCCACGGCCGCTGGCGAGACTACTTCCGCCCCCGGATTTTACGTCGAGAGCCGATCCGTACCGAGGACCTTGGCCAGCTCCCTTCGTTCTCATTCCGGGAGGAGCCACTGGCGGCGGTCATGGCACGGGTCGGGGTCGGCCTGCTCGGTTTAATCGTGCCGACGCTGATCGTTGGGCTTCTGGGTCGAACGGCGATCCGTCGATTTTCGGTCGTCGGCCAGGGATGA
- a CDS encoding thioredoxin has product MSRILLGRAYLGLGRYADAEAKLSTPGPASAEPARLEGLSRVAEGRGDLDRAISMMTEAVEARRKLVPVPDDPDGASLLANSQSSLGQLAFRAGRLDLAKDQFQKAIALVSEAHAKLHELDVPHDERDPRLYAGGATSGLARVYAAQGNAVRADRSWRGVTARTDDPEILAALAAFYRARGDEKSARRHLDRALSLTAGKPAHRRIRALLLADVKATQDEALALAEAAHADAPDLSSIDTLAWVFHLRGDDRRAAEVLASAIRLGTKDPTILYHAGMIARARGKADEAKRHLTGSLELNPAFDPIAAPDARRALDELR; this is encoded by the coding sequence GTGTCTCGGATCTTGCTCGGTCGGGCGTATCTGGGGCTCGGTCGATATGCGGACGCCGAGGCGAAGCTCTCCACGCCGGGGCCCGCCTCGGCGGAACCAGCCCGCCTGGAAGGGCTCTCCCGCGTCGCGGAAGGCCGCGGCGACCTCGATCGTGCCATTTCGATGATGACCGAGGCCGTCGAGGCGCGGCGAAAATTGGTTCCCGTACCGGACGACCCCGATGGGGCGAGTCTGCTGGCCAATTCCCAGTCCAGTCTGGGACAGCTCGCGTTCCGGGCCGGCCGGCTCGACCTGGCGAAGGATCAGTTCCAGAAGGCCATCGCGCTGGTCAGCGAGGCGCACGCGAAGCTCCATGAGTTGGATGTTCCCCACGACGAGCGCGATCCGAGGCTCTATGCGGGAGGTGCGACCTCCGGCCTGGCTAGGGTCTACGCGGCCCAGGGCAATGCCGTGAGGGCCGACCGAAGCTGGCGGGGCGTGACGGCCCGGACCGACGATCCGGAGATTCTGGCGGCTCTGGCCGCATTTTACCGGGCGCGTGGCGACGAGAAGTCGGCTCGCCGTCACCTCGACCGGGCCTTGAGCCTCACGGCGGGAAAGCCCGCCCACCGGCGGATCCGCGCCCTTCTGCTTGCGGACGTAAAGGCGACCCAGGACGAGGCCCTCGCCCTGGCCGAAGCCGCCCATGCGGATGCCCCCGATCTCTCTTCAATCGACACGCTTGCATGGGTCTTCCACCTTCGGGGCGACGATCGGAGAGCAGCCGAGGTCCTTGCATCGGCAATCCGGCTGGGGACCAAGGACCCCACGATCCTGTACCACGCCGGGATGATCGCCCGGGCGCGAGGCAAGGCGGATGAGGCGAAACGCCACCTGACGGGCTCGCTCGAACTCAATCCGGCGTTCGACCCGATCGCCGCGCCCGATGCCCGTCGGGCGCTCGATGAGCTTCGCTGA
- a CDS encoding DUF4198 domain-containing protein, translating to MKMFRNVLLPMLLVVTPLLAAQAHTLRVLVTRPVSVKGFKSTVYLSYGHLLPVDELIPGNEVGAYLIHAPDGSTKPLETSGTSLHANEVSFDQPGLYQLAVTRLPITYVAYTDASGAARFARLPKDQFKLPEGAKLTASARSYQFSKAVVLNDLTESKATPALGHALEIVVEGKPTKDGYSADESVRARVLFKGKPLAGVKLSAASTSRNPDGIPEVAGETDSEGRVALDLPEPGTWVLDVLHLIESSPDVRASYDNERFVATMAIPVADK from the coding sequence ATGAAAATGTTCAGGAACGTTCTCTTGCCGATGCTCCTGGTCGTCACGCCCTTGCTCGCGGCCCAGGCCCACACCTTGCGAGTCCTGGTCACACGGCCCGTCTCGGTCAAAGGCTTCAAATCCACCGTCTATCTGTCCTACGGGCACCTGCTACCCGTGGACGAGCTGATCCCGGGGAACGAGGTCGGCGCCTACCTGATTCACGCCCCCGACGGTTCGACCAAGCCACTTGAGACGTCGGGGACTTCGCTCCACGCCAACGAGGTCAGCTTCGACCAGCCCGGGCTCTACCAACTCGCCGTCACGCGGCTGCCCATCACCTACGTCGCCTACACGGACGCCTCGGGAGCGGCCCGGTTCGCCAGGCTTCCGAAAGATCAATTCAAGCTGCCCGAGGGGGCGAAGCTGACCGCCTCGGCGCGGAGCTATCAGTTCTCGAAGGCGGTCGTGCTCAACGATCTCACGGAGAGTAAGGCGACCCCTGCGCTGGGTCATGCCCTGGAAATCGTCGTGGAGGGGAAGCCCACGAAGGACGGTTATTCGGCCGATGAGTCCGTCCGTGCACGCGTTCTTTTCAAGGGGAAGCCCCTGGCGGGCGTGAAGCTCTCCGCGGCCAGCACATCGAGGAATCCCGACGGGATCCCCGAGGTCGCCGGCGAAACCGATTCCGAGGGGCGTGTCGCCCTGGACCTGCCCGAGCCGGGCACCTGGGTCCTGGACGTCCTGCACCTGATCGAGTCGAGCCCCGACGTCCGTGCGTCCTACGACAACGAGCGTTTCGTGGCCACGATGGCGATTCCCGTGGCCGACAAGTGA
- a CDS encoding ABC transporter ATP-binding protein — protein MLQAIELTKEYDGRTALDRLNLTIEPGEIFCLLGANGAGKTTTINLFLNFLQPTSGTCLVGGMDVTTHALETKRFLAYIPEQVMLYRNFSGLENLRYFATLAEKGHYSGAQLAEFLDRAGLSEEASRRRVSTYSKGMRQKVGIAIALAKEAKALLLDEPTSGLDPKASNEFSRLIEQLSGEGVAVLMATHDLFRAKESGTRVGIMKHGRLVETLRTEEIGHADLEKLYLDHMTD, from the coding sequence ATGCTTCAGGCGATCGAACTGACCAAGGAATACGATGGGCGGACCGCGCTGGACCGGCTCAACCTGACGATCGAGCCCGGCGAGATCTTCTGCCTGCTGGGCGCGAACGGCGCCGGCAAGACGACGACGATCAACCTCTTCCTGAATTTCCTCCAACCGACGTCGGGCACCTGTCTCGTCGGCGGGATGGACGTCACGACGCATGCGTTGGAGACGAAGCGGTTTCTCGCTTATATCCCCGAGCAGGTGATGCTCTACCGCAATTTCTCGGGGCTGGAGAATCTCCGCTATTTCGCGACCCTCGCGGAGAAGGGCCACTATTCGGGCGCCCAACTGGCCGAGTTCCTCGACCGCGCCGGACTGTCCGAGGAAGCATCAAGGCGACGGGTCTCGACGTACTCGAAGGGGATGCGGCAGAAGGTGGGCATCGCGATCGCGCTGGCCAAGGAGGCCAAGGCGCTCCTGCTCGACGAGCCGACCTCGGGCCTCGATCCCAAGGCCTCCAATGAATTCTCGAGGCTCATCGAGCAACTCAGCGGCGAAGGCGTCGCCGTCCTGATGGCCACGCACGACCTCTTCCGCGCCAAGGAGAGCGGCACCCGCGTCGGCATCATGAAGCACGGCCGGCTCGTCGAGACCCTCCGGACCGAGGAGATCGGCCATGCCGACCTCGAGAAGCTCTATCTCGATCATATGACGGATTGA
- a CDS encoding DUF1559 domain-containing protein codes for MPGYSGGRPRRAGFTLIELLVVISIIAVLIALLLPAVQAAREAARRMQCVNNLKQLGIALHNYHDTLGRLPYGAIVAQKGNFWYPTGSGGEHYRYSTLAMLAPFLEQTAIFGALNYSYPVYMPDGTIAPANTSILSIKVGLFLCPSDNGRNVQDGFAPANYMASAGDGLPGGSAIYDSPNGCFFFNSGISFAMIQDGLSQTAMIGESILGPGGFNVPAGSAINPQEIMAQQVAVPISAPAVNLTIAECQSAGAGTSGYFNGQRGGSWAQGDFRHALYTHYDTPNSKSYDCLRGSDYGWKTGRSRHPGGVNELFGDGSVKFIRETINVAAWRALGTRSGGEVISADAY; via the coding sequence ATGCCAGGATACTCAGGCGGTCGACCGCGCCGGGCCGGGTTCACGCTGATCGAGCTTCTGGTCGTGATCTCAATCATCGCGGTGCTGATCGCCTTGCTGCTGCCGGCCGTGCAAGCCGCTCGCGAGGCCGCACGGCGGATGCAGTGCGTCAACAATCTCAAGCAGCTCGGCATCGCCCTCCACAACTATCACGACACCTTGGGACGCCTTCCCTACGGGGCGATCGTCGCCCAGAAGGGCAACTTCTGGTACCCGACCGGCTCCGGAGGGGAGCACTATCGCTACTCGACCCTGGCGATGCTCGCACCGTTCTTGGAGCAGACGGCCATCTTCGGCGCGCTCAATTACAGCTATCCCGTCTACATGCCGGACGGCACCATCGCGCCGGCCAACACCAGCATCCTCAGCATCAAGGTTGGCCTCTTCCTCTGCCCCAGTGACAACGGCCGGAACGTCCAGGACGGATTCGCCCCGGCCAACTACATGGCCAGCGCCGGCGACGGACTCCCGGGGGGCTCGGCGATCTACGACAGCCCCAACGGATGCTTCTTCTTCAACTCGGGCATCAGCTTCGCCATGATCCAGGACGGGCTGAGCCAGACGGCCATGATCGGCGAGAGCATCCTCGGACCCGGCGGCTTCAATGTCCCGGCAGGGTCCGCGATCAACCCACAAGAGATCATGGCGCAGCAGGTCGCCGTCCCCATCAGCGCGCCGGCCGTCAATCTGACCATCGCTGAATGCCAGTCCGCCGGGGCGGGCACGTCCGGCTACTTCAACGGCCAGAGGGGCGGGAGCTGGGCCCAGGGCGACTTCCGTCACGCCCTCTACACCCACTACGACACGCCGAATTCCAAGTCATATGACTGCCTCCGCGGCAGCGACTACGGCTGGAAGACCGGTCGAAGCCGCCACCCCGGCGGGGTCAACGAGCTCTTCGGCGACGGCAGCGTTAAGTTCATCAGAGAAACGATCAATGTCGCCGCCTGGCGTGCTCTGGGGACACGCTCAGGCGGCGAGGTGATTTCCGCGGACGCATATTAA